One part of the Anopheles coustani chromosome 2, idAnoCousDA_361_x.2, whole genome shotgun sequence genome encodes these proteins:
- the LOC131264415 gene encoding glyoxylate reductase/hydroxypyruvate reductase-like, with amino-acid sequence MRRPKVLVTHRQVQPVALERLKRECDVILPDVDFPTRANILDLCPGIDGLLWTSYKMKLDHEILQAAGPKLKAVSLTMNGVDCVDLDELISRNIPLGHTPHIPNEAVADLAIGLMITASSAIFSSHDSDSHAGTCIQGSTVGIVGFGGIGELIAKRLQGFDVQTMLYCGHSVKENAKKFNAQFVAREELLRRSDYVFIACPLTPDSLRMFNRETFLIMKPTSVIINVARGAIVDEQALMDALKSGRIRAAALDTVTTEPIPADSELFHLPNCVIIPHLGTATKKTRDQMALRAVDNLIAGMRGETMPSQYFKPKTAN; translated from the exons ATGCGGAGACCGAAAGTCCTAGTGACCCACCGGCAGGTGCAACCGGTGGCTTTGGAACGTTTGAAAAGGGA ATGCGATGTGATTCTACCGGATGTGGATTTTCCTACCAGAGCGAACATACTGGATCTCTGTCCCGGAATCGATGGGTTACTGTGGACCAGTTATAAGATGAAGCTTGATCACGAAATTCTCCAAGCGGCAGGACCCAAACTGAAGGCTGTTTCCCTTACGATGAACGGGGTAGATTGTGTGGATTTGGACGAACTGATCTCTCGCAACATTCCCCTCGGGCATACACCACACATACCGAATGAAGCAGTGGCAGATCTAGCGATCGGGCTCATGATCACAGCCAGCAGTGCTATATTCTCCTCACATGACTCCGACTCCCATGCGGGCACGTGCATTCAAGGATCCACAGTTGGAATCGTCGGTTTCGGTGGAATTGGTGAACTCATCGCGAAAAGATTGCAAGGATTCGACGTGCAAACGATGCTTTACTGCGGGCATAGTGTGAAAGaaaacgcaaagaaattcaacGCCCAGTTTGTGGCAAGAGAAGAACTACTTCGGCGTTCCGATTACGTGTTCATAGCCTGTCCGCTGACGCCGGACTCCTTGCGGATGTTTAATCGAGAAACATTTTTGATTATGAAACCAACATCCGTGATCATTAATGTGGCTCGCGGAGCTATCGTGGATGAGCAGGCACTTATGGACGCGCTGAAAAGTGGACGAATACGAGCCGCTGCACTGGACACGGTCACCACGGAACCAATTCCAGCGGATAGTGAATTGTTTCATCTTCCAAACTGTG TGATCATTCCACACTTGGGGACGGCTACGAAGAAAACGCGAGATCAAATGGCTTTGCGTGCTGTAGACAATCTAATCGCAGGAATGCGCGGGGAAACAATGCCATCGCAATATTTCAAACCCAAAACTGCAAactaa
- the LOC131266077 gene encoding small ribosomal subunit protein uS7m, producing the protein MLRKLASGILQRHTAAQCAVPVARMSQYGPHFIQPIIDKQKIDALQESGDLSKISHVPIKAALNNQTSSVFYDPLVSQFTNYVMKQGNKALARELVEKGFENIKRLQLERYHLAETEEEKAKIELNPRKLLHQAVENCRPLLQLTPIKRGGVRYQVPVPITEKRSYFVAMKWLLEAVREKERTVHFPEKMAWEILDAAANQGKVVKRKHELHRQCEANRAYAHYRWS; encoded by the exons ATGCTTAGAAAACTAGCTTCTGGTATTCTGCAAAG GCATACGGCCGCTCAATGCGCCGTGCCGGTCGCCCGAATGTCCCAGTATGGGCCTCATTTCATCCAGCCCATCATAGACAAGCAGAAAATCGATGCTCTACAGGAATCGGGTGACTTATCAAAAATATCACACGTCCCAATCAAAGCCGCGCTGAACAACCAGACCAGCTCCGTGTTCTACGACCCACTGGTCAGCCAGTTCACAAATTATGTAATGAAGCAGGGCAACAAAGCGTTAGCCCGCGAGCTGGTCGAGAAGGgttttgaaaacatcaaacgtCTTCAGCTGGAGCGCTACCATTTGGCCGAAACGGAAGAGGAGAAGGCAAAAATCGAGCTAAACCCAAGGAAACTACTCCACCAGGCCGTAGAAAACTGTCGTCCACTGCTGCAACTGACTCCGATTAAGCGTGGCGGTGTGCGGTATCAGGTGCCAGTGCCGATCACTGAAAAACGGTCGTACTTTGTCGCGATGAAGTGGCTGCTCGAGGCGGTCCGTGAAAAGGAGAGGACTGTGCACTTCCCGGAGAAGATGGCATGGGAAATTCTGGACGCAGCGGCTAACCAGGGAAAGGTTGTAAAGCGTAAGCACGAACTGCACAGACAATGCGAAGCTAACCGTGCCTATGCTCACTATCGGTGGAGCTAA
- the LOC131266067 gene encoding glyoxylate reductase/hydroxypyruvate reductase-like, producing the protein MRTGILRLTRSLPKMLEQKLVDYNFGVRRPKLVVTSSDIPSGFIELLRKKCEVTVCNGTDHAEILRAVPGAEGILWLTADQLDAKTLDAAGSQLKVVSTMTSGMDYVDAEVFAKRGVALGHTPKVVNDPVADIAIGLMLAAARRFHEGREKIVAGQWEMRPQWMLGQDVPGSTVGIIGFGGIGQTILKRLKGFDIARCLYTGRKRKAEGDLAGATYVDLPTLLKESDFVFIACPLTGETAKLFNRETLAMMKASSVLVNVARGGIVDQPALVEALKNGTIFAAGLDVMTPEPLDPNDPLMKLPNCVVVPHLGTATKQSLLDMFAITANNVLSVISGGQLVAPFVK; encoded by the exons ATGCGTACCGGAATATTAAGATTAACGCGTTCGCTGCCCAAGATGCTGGAGCAAAAACTCGTCGACTACAATTTCGGTGTGCGTCGCCCAAAGCTGGTTGTGACGAGTTCTGATATCCCTTCCGGTTTCATCGAGCTGCTCCGCAAAAA ATGCGAGGTAACAGTATGCAACGGAACGGATCATGCTGAAATACTTCGTGCCGTTCCCGGTGCGGAAGGCATACTGTGGCTGACGGCCGATCAGCTCGATGCAAAGACACTCGATGCGGCAGGAAGCCAGTTGAAAGTGGTTTCAACGATGACATCCGGAATGGATTACGTTGATGCCGAAGTGTTCGCCAAACGAGGTGTTGCCTTGGGCCACACTCCGAAAGTGGTTAACGATCCGGTGGCAGATATCGCAATCGGCTTAATGCTAGCGGCAGCCCGTCGTTTCCACGAGGGAAGAGAGAAAATTGTAGCCGGTCAGTGGGAAATGAGACCTCAGTGGATGTTGGGACAGGACGTGCCCGGATCGACGGTGGGAATCATTGGTTTCGGTGGCATCGGCCAAACAATTCTAAAGCGTCTGAAAGGTTTCGACATAGCGCGGTGTTTGTATACCGGTAGAAAACGAAAAGCGGAAGGTGATTTGGCCGGTGCCACTTACGTGGATCTGCCTACGCTTCTGAAGGAAAGCGATTTTGTCTTTATCGCTTGCCCTTTGACGGGAGAAACGGCAAAGCTATTCAACCGGGAGACGCTTGCTATGATGAAAGCTTCCAGTGTGCTGGTAAATGTAGCACGCGGCGGCATCGTCGATCAACCGGCTCTGGTAGAGGCtttgaaaaatggaaccaTTTTCGCGGCCGGCCTGGATGTTATGACTCCAGAGCCTTTGGATCCAAACGATCCTTTAATGAAGCTTCCTAACTGTG TTGTTGTGCCTCATCTTGGAACGGCGACCAAGCAAAGCCTTCTTGATATGTTTGCCATCACCGCTAACAACGTTTTGTCGGTGATATCAGGTGGCCAACTTGTTGCTCCTTTCGTAAAATAA